A genome region from Triticum aestivum cultivar Chinese Spring chromosome 2B, IWGSC CS RefSeq v2.1, whole genome shotgun sequence includes the following:
- the LOC123039672 gene encoding disease resistance protein PIK6-NP-like, protein MEGTTQIVSIVGQLVGEEYRQLRDVAGQVAELRDELDTMNAILRMLSDADEGAVDHFIRAWMKQVRELAYDAEDCVHLYILRIRCRPRDGFLVWSKRILTTLFTRRRLAREIQELRARAVVISERDARYGVSRKALSRSTSPSTSAPVLRHARSLAANDRDHLVGITEQATELATMVKAVINSERDMKPKVFSIVGFGELGKTTLAMEVCQQLEADFQRQAQVSVSQAFRGTKDMEGLLRRMLRQIVKPKVDNAQGIKEEEPLDDIDNKDEDDLTNMLKEILKDMR, encoded by the coding sequence ATGGAGGGGACGACGCAGATTGTGTCCATCGTCGGGCAGCTGGTGGGGGAGGAGTACCGGCAGCTCCGCGATGTAGCCGGCCAGGTGGCTGAGCTCAGGGACGAGCTGGACACCATGAACGCCATCCTCCGCATGCTGTCCGATGCCGACGAGGGCGCCGTGGACCACTTCATCCGGGCGTGGATGAAGCAGGTTCGCGAGCTCGCATACGACGCGGAGGATTGTGTTCACCTTTACATCCTCCGCATCCGGTGCCGGCCGAGAGACGGCTTTCTCGTCTGGTCCAAGCGCATCCTCACGACGCTCTTCACTCGCCGTCGGCTGGCTCGTGAGATCCAGGAGCTCCGCGCCCGTGCTGTCGTGATCAGTGAGCGTGATGCGCGTTACGGCGTCAGCCGTAAGGCGCTGAGCCGCTCTACATCTCCTTCTACCTCTGCGCCAGTGCTCCGCCATGCGCGCAGCCTGGCAGCAAACGACCGTGACCATCTCGTGGGCATCACGGAGCAGGCTACCGAACTGGCCACGATGGTTAAGGCTGTGATTAACAGTGAGCGTGACATGAAGCCCAAGGTGTTCTCCATCGTGGGGTTCGGGGAGCTCGGGAAGACTACACTGGCGATGGAGGTGTGCCAGCAGCTGGAGGCGGACTTCCAACGCCAAGCACAAGTTTCCGTGTCCCAGGCGTTCCGCGGCACAAAGGATATGGAGGGACTGCTGAGGCGCATGCTTCGCCAAATCGTGAAGCCAAAAGTAGATAACGCGCAAGGTATCAAGGAAGAAGAACCCCTAGATGACATCGacaacaaggatgaagacgacCTCACTAACATGCTCAAGGAGATTCTGAAGGACATGAGGTAA